CAACACCCAGCCTACCCGCATTTCCCCCCCTCTTTTATGCAAATGAAAGATGCTGGTAAGTGAAAGTGTGAAGAACACTTTCACTGCAGGTCAGGCTGCGAACACTTCACTTTCCAGCCTCCACTCACAGATGGAGTCCCCCATAATCTTCCTGTTTGTGATTTCTGGCTCTGTAGGTAAGTGAAagacagtttaaaaaatgttttgtgttttttctgtgtgatgTGTTTAACAGGTTAAATGTTCAATCCCTTGTTTTGTTTGCAGGTTGAGCTCCTCTGTCTCTTTATGTTCATTTTTCATTGACCTTGAATGAGAATCAGAGTTTGTGTTTATTACAGCACATGGTTAATGATGTAACAGTTGATGTCAGATCCAGGGGTGGGGCAGAGGGGTTTTAAAGTCCCAGAGTCCACCTGAGTCTGGCTGCTGTAAGCTGCTTGTGTTACGAGTCGCAGccactttgtggtttttgtgtTCTTTGTATTGCTGCACGATGAGAACAGCAGCAGTCACTCGGGATCTGAAATGGACACCAGGAGATGTTGAGAGGTTTAAAGTGTTTAACATTGTAAAATGtgcgtttgttttttttttaccttgaccttctttttttcccccactacAGCTCACTTTtaacagtgaaaaaacaaaaagtcccTTCCTCAAACCACTTCTGCTTGAAGTGTTAGGACTTCCTTTATATCACATagctccgtgtgtgtgtggattagAGGAACTGCTGTTTAAGGCTTTTTGCTGTTTCTTGATTTTTCAGCCACAAATTCTTATCAAGTGCtgttaacagttaaaaatgttttaaaaatttaaaaaggagttacatttaaaaaagattattttctttcctttagcCCTGCAGCAGAATCTGCAGGTGAAGCTTGGAGAGGACATCACTCTCCAGTGTCAGATTACCACAGATGAAAAAATCTCAGTGCTGAAGTGGAGCAGACCTGACCTGAACACAGACGGCTACGTCTACTTCTACAGGAACAAACGCTCCTATGAAAACTACCAACATCCATCTTTTCATGGAAGAGTGAAGCTGAGGGACCCAGAGATGACAGATGGGGACGTTTCACTGATCCTGAACAACATCACGTTTAATGACACTGGGATGTATGAGTGTCATGTAGCAGTGAGGAACCCTGTGAGAAGTAAAAGACTTCACACTGAGATCAGTCACTTCATTGACCTCACAGTCACAGGTGAGATTGTAGAGCTCACACTCAGATCCCACATCATAAAAACCCCGAAAACATAAAAGTGTGAAATTACAAACAAAAAatctagggatgcaccgatcccgatactggtatcgggtatcggtgccgatactgtaaaatgtgtgcgtactcgtactcgtaaaagtcaaccgataccatgaaccgatactaatgtagcccggatgggaatttggtagtagatactcataattcccatggacttgaacgccacataaggtgttcacagttcacagaagagaacggcatggagagatgcacgaggttagctgaaccaaagtgagagactcggctagttttactgaggttaacttgcacaaaagagtgtgtgactagaaagctgaccgtgtgagagcttcgcaacagagtgtgggtgaagtgactttttgtttcaacggtcgcaccaccgtccgtggaaaactgtgtttccagccatgaccgccgaggctaaaggctagcccggactgcttggctgcgccacggaggcagctgctatgga
The sequence above is a segment of the Oreochromis aureus strain Israel breed Guangdong linkage group 3, ZZ_aureus, whole genome shotgun sequence genome. Coding sequences within it:
- the LOC120436013 gene encoding myelin-oligodendrocyte glycoprotein-like; translation: MLVSESVKNTFTAGQAANTSLSSLHSQMESPIIFLFVISGSVALQQNLQVKLGEDITLQCQITTDEKISVLKWSRPDLNTDGYVYFYRNKRSYENYQHPSFHGRVKLRDPEMTDGDVSLILNNITFNDTGMYECHVAVRNPVRSKRLHTEISHFIDLTVTGETDEKLLQQRLVESEAGKVQDVGDVVTPTVIMVVCYVAVAVIVVGFLTLFIFKRFQLKGLDVTVPDNALL